The Daucus carota subsp. sativus chromosome 9, DH1 v3.0, whole genome shotgun sequence genome window below encodes:
- the LOC135149583 gene encoding protein FAR1-RELATED SEQUENCE 3-like, which produces MESTHVNSGATHHSPIIDEQFAKNGNILEEPIHYEAIEYTSPGGREYFTPKCDEKYKPHVDRAFPTVDAAYEFYREYGRLCGFDVRKSSAKHAPDGTLILKYIECSWAGTYDENKQTTFEVVAKKPIKHRRTSSRRCDCNAMIKVKYTGLSGYVVSYFVEDHNHALASASGVDNHWSNVTFAAALVEKEDHTNIKWALDAFTKCMDHIPPCVITDQCLGINKAVSLVWPETIHRYCWTSFIDEYDLGDNDWLTDMHVIRKEWIPSYFNNVAMAGLLRTTSRSRSSNFYFKHFLKSGDTLLEFFSKYKSAIEKQRHLFEDNNQLSISVPIPATELKIEIDAAKIYTRQLYYLVREEIESAWYHTSIDEVSLIEGVKQFKIKDALLKGRLFEVTVRLADHDVNCECKFYVRRGYLCRHAFASLHQCGVSKIPLAFINTR; this is translated from the exons ATGGAGTCTACTCATGTCAATTCAG GTGCGACACATCATTCACCAATTATTGACGAACAATTCGCAAAGAATGGAAATATACTTGAGGAGCCAATCCATTATGAAGCGATAGAATATACGTCCCCTGGTGGTCGTGAGTATTTTACACCCAAATGCGATGAAAAGTATAAGCCGCATGTAGATAGGGCTTTTCCCACTGTTGATGCTGCATATGAGTTCTACCGAGAATATGGACGTTTATGTGGATTTGATGTGCGCAAGAGTTCTGCCAAACATGCTCCTGATGGTACACTCATTCTCAAGTACATAGAATGTAGTTGGGCTGGTACGTATGATGAAAATAAGCAAACAACATTTGAAGTTGTTGCTAAGAAGCCCATTAAACATCGGCGGACAAGTTCACGTAGGTGTGATTGTAATGCTATGATCAAAGTAAAATATACCGGTCTCAGTGGTTATGTTGTATCATATTTCGTTGAGGATCACAATCACGCATTAGCTTCCGCCTCCG GTGTTGATAATCACTGGAGCAATGTGACATTTGCTGCTGCACTGGTTGAGAAAGAAGATCATACCAACATTAAGTGGGCGTTGGATGCTTTTACCAAATGCATGGATCATATTCCTCCATGCGTCATAACAGATCAATGCCTTGGAATAAATAAGGCCGTTTCGCTCGTTTGGCCTGAAACCATACATCGTTATT GTTGGACGTCTTTTATTGATGAATACGATTTGGGTGATAATGACTGGCTTACTGATATGCATGTCATCCGTAAAGAATGGATCCCTtcttattttaataatgttgCAATGGCTGGCTTGCTTAGAACAACGTCACGTTCAAGGAGCTCAAACTTCTACTttaaacattttcttaagagtGGGGATACTTTGCTTGAGTTCTTCTCTAAATATAAAAGTGCAATTGAGAAACAACGTCATTTATTTGAAGATAACAACCAGCTCTCAATATCCGTTCCAATACCAGCCACCGAGTTGAAGATTGAAATAGATGctgcaaaaatatatacacgTCAACTGTACTACCTAGTCAGGGAAGAAATAGAATCGGCGTGGTACCATACAAGCATTGATGAAGTTAGTCTTATTGAAGGCgttaaacaatttaaaataaaagatgcaTTATTAAAGGGAAGATTGTTTGAG gTTACTGTGAGACTTGCTGATCACGATGTGAATTGCGAGTGCAAATTCTATGTCCGGAGAGGTTACTTATGCAGACATGCGTTTGCAAGTTTGCATCAATGTGGTGTTTCCAAAATTCCACTAGCTTTTATTAACACACGTTGA
- the LOC108203912 gene encoding AT-hook motif nuclear-localized protein 23-like, with translation MSNSRKFDGSPSTLLPEENHEEPKSKDTSSPSAAPGSESMNGINKPVILEIPSGFDVISCVVQFALHFGLFVNVLTGHGLISDVDVAYSPGAIRPLCSSTCYHIISFSGTYRGSDAASGNIISVFHVQFVDDKGNVMGGRILSHTKAASTVTLVLAVSKNA, from the exons ATgagtaattcaagaaaatttgaTGGATCCCCGTCCACACTTCTCCCGGAAGAAAATCACGAGGAACCCAAGTCCAAGGATACAAGCTCACCATCTGCAGCTCCAGGGAG TGAGTCGATGAATGGCATCAACAAACCAGTCATTCTGGAAATCCCTAGTGGATTTGATGTCATAAGTTGTGTGGTGCAATTTGCACTGCATTTCGGGCTTTTTGTAAATGTGCTTACTGGCCATGGACTCATTTCTGATGTCGATGTTGCCTATTCACCCGGTGCAATCCGTCCGCTGTGCAGTTCTACATGCTATCACATAATTTCATTTTCGGGGACTTACCGTGGTTCagatgctgcttctggaaacATTATTAGTGTTTTCCATGTTCAATTTGTAGATGATAAGGGTAATGTTATGGGGGGACGAATTCTGTCTCACACGAAAGCAGCAAGTACTGTTACGCTTGTTCTTGCTGTTTCTAAAAACGCGTGA